The DNA segment TCGACACGGGGATAGACCTTCCCATGAATCCCGGTCTCCGCCCCACGCGCCCCTACGACGCAGTGCTGGCGCTGGCGGCTGGGCTGGGCGTGCAGGACCCGCATCTGGTCAAGCCAGGGGTGGGCGAGGCTACCCGCGTGTTCCTGCGCCGCCAGCCTGCCGGGTTGCTGCTGCGGGACGCCGGACACCCTGACACCCGCCACCTGAGCGAACTGGCACGGGCGGCGGACATTCCCGTGACGGTTCACCCGGAGCTGCCGTATCTGGCGGCGGCGCTGATCAGCCCACGCGCCGGGGAGGACGTATGACCGCCCCGCTCTCGCCAGCGCTCCCCTTGAACCCCTGGCGACTGAATCCCTGGCAACTGGGGGCCAGCCTGTACACCCCAGCCACCCGGCCCGATCTGCTGGCGCTGGGGTCCGGGCGCTACCCGTCCCTGACCAGCCTGATCTACTGCACCGAGGATTCCGTGCTGGAAGCCGATCTGCCCCTGGCACTGGCAAATCTGGCGCGCACGCTGCCGCTGCTGCCCCCACCCGGCACCGGGCCACTGCGCCTGATCCGCGCCCGCAACCCACACGTTCTGGCGCACCTGCTGACACTGGACCTACGCGGGGTCAGCGGCTTCGTGCTGCCCAAGATTCACGCGGGGAATCTGGATGCGTACCTGCGCGTGCTGGACGCCTCTACCCAGCCGCAGATGCCCGTGCTGCTCACACTGGAAACCCCGGAAGCCCTCAGCGAGGTGCAGATGACCCGACTGCGCGACCTGATTCTGGGCGGCGGCCACGGCCCCCGCGTGGCCGCCCTGCGGATCGGCGGCAACGACCTGATGCACGCGCTGGGGGTGCGCCGCAAGCCGGGGCGCACGCTGTATGAGGGACCGCTGGAACGTGTGATCAGCATGCTCATCGGCGTGTTCAAACCCCACGGTTTCGCGCTGTCCAGTCCAGTCTATGAGGTCTTTGGCGACCTGCCCACGCTGGCCCGCGAACTGGAACAGGACCTGGATTACGGGCTATGCGGCAAGACCATCATCCACCCGGCACAACTTCACACCGTGCTGGACGCCTACCGCGTGTCGGAGTCCGATTTGCTGGAAGCGCAGGCGATCCTCGCGCCAGACGCGCCCGCCGTCTTTCAGATGAACGGGCGCATGTGCGAACCGGCCACTCACACGCGCTGGGCCTCGGACATCCTGAGCCGCGCCAGGCTGTACGGCGTGCTGGAAACGCAGCGGCACGAGGCGCTGCACTTCTGACCAGGAACCGCACAGCACCACCCATTCTCCCACCGTTACGCTGACAAGCCGCCGCTTTCATGAGAACAATTTCAAGGAGTCTAAACCCCAGTCCTGATAGTTTCAGCGGTAAGGTCCGCAGTTGTTTGACCTCAC comes from the Deinococcus sp. AJ005 genome and includes:
- a CDS encoding HpcH/HpaI aldolase/citrate lyase family protein; protein product: MTAPLSPALPLNPWRLNPWQLGASLYTPATRPDLLALGSGRYPSLTSLIYCTEDSVLEADLPLALANLARTLPLLPPPGTGPLRLIRARNPHVLAHLLTLDLRGVSGFVLPKIHAGNLDAYLRVLDASTQPQMPVLLTLETPEALSEVQMTRLRDLILGGGHGPRVAALRIGGNDLMHALGVRRKPGRTLYEGPLERVISMLIGVFKPHGFALSSPVYEVFGDLPTLARELEQDLDYGLCGKTIIHPAQLHTVLDAYRVSESDLLEAQAILAPDAPAVFQMNGRMCEPATHTRWASDILSRARLYGVLETQRHEALHF